A genomic segment from Torulaspora globosa chromosome 3, complete sequence encodes:
- the AIM20 gene encoding Aim20p (ancestral locus Anc_5.716): MAPISTAVGCAVGIPIGLGVLVALFFWARMQRRLKKEEEEDKELQNVLQDNESIAFGNLESLKQPEVWENKKHVSGDIAKEDTEVCYDHKVSDHHISGSGSSDGSVSHEEKLSASAAGNDKGRNSKLFVPAYRRKINTLQAKLTGSAGNSTRNSSSTSLTSSQKIPRTQVSVYDQMIPVVASDAQGIFDDNEEKDRQSSNDHLIRNLNNQDFGSYPRRASSSSLSQLHSTNHSSSSFHTRASSLSSALKPGAPAENVFATPKSEKVLGNKSRTDDRVDKQDRQGKHDDVYLLKNNYDITNSSEIAEEDQYENEFTNYSANKREFIDSLRPKKL; encoded by the coding sequence ATGGCTCCGATTTCTACAGCAGTAGGTTGCGCTGTGGGCATACCCATTGGGCTTGGTGTATTGGTTGCACTGTTCTTTTGGGCACGCATGCAGAGAAGGCTTaaaaaagaggaagaagaggataaaGAACTGCAAAACGTACTTCAAGACAATGAATCGATCGCGTTCGGAAATCTAGAGTCGCTAAAACAGCCTGAAGTTTGGGAAAACAAGAAACATGTGTCGGGTGATATTGCCAAAGAGGATACAGAGGTTTGTTACGACCACAAGGTCTCTGACCATCATATCTCGGGATCCGGATCTTCTGATGGGTCGGTGAGCCACGAAGAGAAACTTTCCGCAAGCGCTGCTGGCAACGATAAGGGAAGGAATAGCAAACTGTTTGTCCCCGCATACCGAAGGAAGATTAATACACTTCAAGCCAAGCTAACCGGAAGTGCTGGCAATAGCACAAGAAATAGCTCCAGCACTTCACTCACGTCATCGCAGAAAATACCCAGGACACAAGTAAGTGTGTACGATCAGATGATTCCGGTAGTGGCATCCGATGCTCAAGGGATCTTCGATGATaacgaagaaaaggatcGACAGTCGAGTAATGATCATCTCATCAGGAATCTCAACAATCAGGACTTTGGCTCGTACCCAAGACGtgcctcttcatcgagcTTGAGCCAGTTGCATTCAACCAACCActcgtcatcctctttCCACACACGGGCATCCTCCCTGAGCTCCGCATTAAAGCCGGGAGCACCGGCGGAAAACGTCTTTGCAACGCCGAAAAGTGAGAAAGTGTTGGGCAACAAATCTCGGACTGATGACAGGGTGGACAAGCAAGACAGACAGGGAAAACATGACGACGTTTACCTGCTGAAAAACAATTATGACATAACAAATTCCAGTGAAATAGCGGAGGAGGATCAGTACGAAAACGAGTTTACAAACTATTCAGCAAACAAACGAGAATTCATCGATAGTCTGAGGCCGAAAAAGCTTTAG
- the BNR1 gene encoding formin BNR1 (ancestral locus Anc_5.717), whose protein sequence is MMRGYSGERWVDPYDYKRRSRSLGNESSLDVRSSGLTAAGEDFGVSQTDELINRGLSLAGRGLTGDGSVSGLVGKNYSTSEIESRRFDPRNPPADGSVEEEFQQLLQDKTYFWGEARKNLPNFSREKKWSLICSFRSKESPNCSNDSLTAPLLRNQLLQNLDQSLRAPGNRSKNLHQLEKALRQSGFAQAFLAQDGIKTLFDCSPDIQADDQYVYLRCFKTLMNYDQARFGILNSPALLNYFCGLVVDEITRLSCKLVSAEILLLLTYVDEENGYEKVLKGLSGQIKGWLECLQRILTTEIPDDNEPFYARIKAGKNRNNFVLTSLFLINSIGQALRIKEQKIHFVRSLKENKIHHCFHLMKQLRVNDIDKQVEIYVELERKILETCFAKGQLEDSVYEPALQQLINSTKGTLIEQDLSCLIDSFNQIVGSRTTAESIKIFKSLRSILEYLIDNFCTNVPSQPATLVQESINKFLDKLESDEIARRAMNEMTELENTIISLRKQLSELKELKDTSKEKLVKELKYAKTISETKDTEILELSKKLEETKELRRKDEKKLEHALSQSLSDKIKGNSHSVFDNLKARTQLNKTKPKRVRSMLKSQRLQSLSSYVEPLAKVDSIVNSYNKGNSPDECGKVSDSSFSTSFEDSFLHSDAVRTARKVSPDSEGESPQQLSKKKVRLGKSVDDLDGISRRSELAVASQNMAIAPSTVLSIENNKSAVNSKVPAPLPVPPPPPPPPPPPLPEAFGKASRERSGLSGEAVSSDDVPPPPPLPAALLESNVSKPPAKEAMKQIHWEKLDEIAETLWEDQEQKNETFKELEKSGIFSQIESCFKIKERAVKPFEKTDTAEKSNTKTFLPRDLAQQFGINLHMFSQYSPDEFVLKVLKCDMEILQNSTALEFFTREDLVKIPSSLHKLFGPYSSDYLHDRKPEKNPSELDRPDRIFLDLCYNLRAYWYERSICLLTLTTYERDYYDLVYRLQKIDDVIQRLKHGFRFKNFLYIIVEIGNYMNKRPAGGIRLSSLNKLAFVKSSSDKSVSFLHFVERLIRVKYPDLYGFTDELGKVEDLGKISLDHLEQECSDFRTKIGTVVSIIKEGKLSDPDVLHPEDLVVKKMTYKANRAQKKADLLQDQLKLISNDLSKLMRYYGEDCEKPEAKDGFFQNLIEFSQTFRKCAKENVEREECERVYEQRKIMIETRRRSVSNNNAKLQDEEDAVDVLLAKLRGVEKSSALVRRRRSTKYFDISSQGKDSSQKPRPIPAGTNAVLLERTHAMLEDIHNI, encoded by the coding sequence ATGATGCGCGGCTACAGTGGCGAGCGCTGGGTTGATCCGTATGACTacaaaagaagatcgcGTTCATTGGGCAATGAAAGTAGTCTTGACGTTCGATCGAGTGGGCTAACAGCGGCAGGTGAGGACTTTGGTGTTTCGCAAACCGATGAGCTAATAAACCGAGGGCTGTCGCTGGCGGGCCGAGGATTGACGGGCGATGGCAGTGTTAGTGGGTTAGTGGGAAAGAACTATTCTACAAGTGAGATTGAAAGCAGGCGATTTGATCCACGCAACCCTCCTGCGGACGGCTCCgtggaagaagaatttcaacagcttctGCAAGACAAGACATACTTTTGGGGTGAGGCGAGGAAGAACCTGCCGAACTTCTCGAGGGAAAAGAAATGGTCTCTAATCTGTTCGTTTCGATCCAAAGAGTCTCCGAACTGCTCTAATGACTCTTTGACGGCTCCTCTGCTGCGgaatcagcttcttcagaatttgGACCAGTCGCTGCGAGCGCCTGGAAATCGTTCAAAGAATCTGCACCAGCTGGAGAAGGCACTTCGTCAGTCAGGCTTTGCGCAAGCATTTCTAGCTCAAGATGGTATCAAAACGTTGTTTGATTGCTCGCCCGATATCCAGGCCGACGACCAATACGTCTACCTGCGGTGCTTTAAAACCTTAATGAACTACGATCAAGCCAGATTCGGGATTTTGAATTCCCCTGCGCTGCTTAATTATTTTTGTGGCCTAGTGGTGGATGAGATCACTCGTTTGAGCTGCAAACTGGTCTCAGCagaaattcttcttttgctaACGTatgttgatgaagagaatGGCTATGAAAAAGTGTTGAAAGGCTTAAGCGGACAGATAAAAGGATGGCTTGAATGTCTGCAACGGATTCTAACCACAGAAATACCAGACGATAATGAACCCTTCTACGCGCGGATCAAGGCTGGGAAGAACAGGAATAATTTTGTTCTTACTTCTCTGTTTCTTATCAACTCTATTGGTCAGGCACTTCGAATAAAAGAGCAAAAGATTCATTTCGTTAGAAGTTTGAAGGAGAATAAGATTCACCATTGTTTCCATTTAATGAAACAACTTCGGGTGAATGACATAGACAAGCAGGTTGAAATATATGTGGAGCTCGAaagaaagattttggaAACTTGCTTTGCAAAGGGACAACTGGAAGACAGTGTTTATGAACCAGCGCTCCAACAATTAATAAATTCTACCAAGGGAACTCTGATCGAGCAAGACCTATCGTGTCTTATCGACTCTTTCAATCAAATTGTTGGCTCAAGGACGACCGCCGAGTCAAtaaaaatcttcaaatcgctgCGCTCGATACTTGAGTATTTGATTGACAACTTCTGTACAAATGTTCCCTCTCAGCCCGCAACATTAGTTCAGGAATCTATcaacaagttcttggacAAGCTGGAATCCGATGAGATTGCCAGAAGGGCCATGAATGAAATGACAGAACTTGAAAATACAATAATATCGTTGCGCAAACAGTTGAGCGAACTTAAGGAGCTCAAGGATACATCAAAGGAAAAGCTGGTTAAAGAGCTTAAATACGCTAAAACTATCAGTGAGACAAAGGACACAGAAATCTTAGAGCTATCCAAAAAGTTAGAAgaaaccaaagaattgagaagaaaggatgAGAAAAAACTTGAGCATGCTTTGTCACAGTCATTGTCAGATAAGATAAAAGGGAACTCTCATTCAGTTTTTGACAATCTTAAGGCAAGGACTCAGCTAAACAAAACCAAACCAAAAAGAGTACGATCGATGTTAAAAAGCCAGCGgcttcaatctctttcatcctACGTTGAACCTTTGGCGAAAGTTGATTCAATTGTTAATTCGTATAACAAAGGAAATTCTCCCGACGAATGCGGCAAAGTATCCGACTCATCATTTTCGACCTCATTCGAGGACAGCTTTCTGCATTCTGACGCTGTTCGTACAGCCAGGAAAGTATCTCCAGATTCGGAAGGTGAGTCGCCGCAACAgctttcgaagaagaaggttcGCTTGGGTAAATCGGTTGATGATTTGGATGGAATATCTCGCAGGTCGGAACTCGCGGTTGCCTCACAAAACATGGCTATAGCTCCATCGACTGTTCTCTCGATAGAAAACAACAAATCAGCCGTAAACTCGAAAGTACCAGCACCCTTGCCTGTTCCACCGCCTCCGCCTCCGCCGCCACCTCCACCATTACCTGAGGCTTTCGGGAAAGCTAGCAGAGAGCGGTCAGGCCTTTCTGGCGAGGCAGTATCGAGTGATGATGTTCCACCGCCACCACCGTTACCAGCCGCTCTTCTGGAATCAAACGTCTCCAAACCTCCGGCCAAGGAAGCCATGAAACAAATCCATTGGGAAAAGCTCGACGAAATTGCAGAAACTCTATGGGaggatcaagaacaaaaaaACGAAACTTTTAAAGAACTAGAGAAAAGCGGCATATTCTCCCAGATTGAAAGctgtttcaaaatcaaagaaagagcGGTAAAACCTTTTGAGAAAACCGATACAGCAGAAAAGAGTAACACTAAGACATTTCTGCCCAGAGATCTAGCTCAGCAGTTCGGGATCAATCTTCATATGTTCTCCCAGTATTCTCCGGATGAATTCGTACTGAAAGTCCTTAAATGTGATATGGAGATCCTTCAGAACTCAACGGCCCTTGAGTTTTTTACCAGAGAAGATCTGGTCAAAATTCCATCTTCTTTGCACAAGTTATTCGGGCCGTACAGTTCCGACTATTTGCATGATCGGAAGCCAGAGAAGAATCCATCCGAACTCGACCGGCCAGATAGAATTTTCCTGGACCTTTGCTACAACTTAAGGGCCTATTGGTATGAGAGATCCATCTGCCTACTGACTCTCACCACTTATGAAAGGGACTACTATGATCTGGTTTACCGACTTCAGAAAATTGACGACGTCATTCAGCGGCTAAAGCACGGGTTTAGGTTTAAAAACTTTTTGTATATCATCGTGGAGATCGGAAATTACATGAATAAAAGACCAGCTGGAGGCATTCGGTTGAGCTCGCTGAATAAACTTGCTTTCGTCAAGTCCAGCTCGGATAAGAGTGTTTCGTTTCTCCATTTCGTGGAAAGATTGATTAGAGTGAAGTATCCAGATCTCTATGGGTTCACAGATGAGCTAGGTAAAGTAGAGGACCTCGGAAAGATCTCGTTGGATCATTTAGAACAAGAATGCAGTGATTTCCGCACTAAGATAGGCACTGTCGTGAGTATCATTAAGGAGGGCAAACTTTCGGATCCGGATGTACTCCATCCGGAAGATCTCGttgtcaagaagatgacttACAAAGCCAACCGGGCCCAAAAGAAAGCTGATCTGCTACAGGATCAGTTAAAATTGATCAGCAATGATCTCAGTAAGCTCATGAGATACTACGGGGAGGACTGCGAGAAGCCTGAGGCCAAGGATGGCTTCTTCCAAAACCTGATAGAGTTCTCTCAGACTTTCAGAAAGTGTGCCAAGGAAAACGTAGAGAGAGAAGAATGCGAAAGAGTGTACgagcaaagaaagatcatGATCGAGACTCGCCGAAGGTCAGTATCAAATAACAACGCAAAGCTGCaggacgaagaggatgCGGTTGACGTCCTGCTGGCCAAACTCAGAGGAGTCGAAAAGAGTTCAGCCCTCGTCAGGAGGCGGAGAAGCACTAAATATTTTGATATCTCTTCCCAGGGAAAAGATTCCTCTCAGAAGCCTAGACCGATTCCTGCAGGCACTAATGCGGTTTTGCTTGAGAGGACACATGCAATGCTAGAAGACATCCACAACATCTAG
- the COA1 gene encoding Coa1p (ancestral locus Anc_5.715), with amino-acid sequence MLRSRLGLLTRGSLRCYGATRVARNGARKLVLKDSNRPMRVDRELPDPNKGKMKRRVQFLGFAAAIAAALTVIFNYEKTESPVVSNTLYHLRRSPATAELLGENIEFDGLVPWVYGELNQVAGNVNIKFHIKGSKNAGTVRLVADRETPLDEFLIHEWSLTVGDQKIDLLSEDGVKTL; translated from the coding sequence ATGTTGAGAAGCCGTTTGGGACTGTTGACTAGAGGTAGCCTGCGTTGCTATGGAGCGACTCGAGTGGCTCGTAATGGTGCCAGAAAATTGGTGCTGAAGGACAGTAATAGACCCATGAGAGTCGATAGAGAGCTGCCTGACCCCAATAAGGGGAAAATGAAACGCAGGGTGCAGTTTCTAGGGTTTGCTGCTGCGATCGCGGCCGCTTTGACTGTTATATTCAACTATGAAAAGACCGAGTCCCCCGTGGTCTCTAACACGCTGTATCATCTACGTAGATCGCCTGCGACTGCCGAGCTGCTCGGCGAGAACATCGAGTTCGACGGGTTGGTGCCCTGGGTGTACGGCGAGCTCAATCAGGTGGCAGGCAATGTGAACATCAAATTCCACATCAAGGGCAGTAAGAACGCCGGGACCGTTAGACTGGTGGCCGATAGAGAGACTCCCCTGGATGAGTTCCTGATCCACGAGTGGAGTTTGACTGTGGGAGACCAAAAGATTGACCTCTTGTCAGAGGACGGTGTTAAGACGTTATGA
- the AIF1 gene encoding Aif1p (similar to Saccharomyces cerevisiae AIF1 (YNR074C)), whose product MKTEPVIIVVGAGIFGVSLANHLARGKENIKVKLVNPSIYAYFLPSAVRLTVSNDYGSSVIALKKVLDPEVNFIKDRVASFTKKDITLESGPVLPFDALVIATGSRWPDPIGSTSIFEDNFESYFKTQLDRIKEAKHIVFIGGGYINTEITGELIYKYGKEIRSGEKKVSIIHSSDRLLPNDGKYGNSLRDKVTKHLADNGIDIILNSKGSISPDNPNRVILQGSEHDFIDGDVIYEGTGISPNVPHNEIPKLCDERGFIRVRKTFQAEAVEEGCIFAIGDVTNFEYHGLLKRDNWINTITRNVVSYLNGSSSGQLASASTYEGGPVPAAVSLGPEAGHGQFPVPYFGTFSISSFAVVHLKSKELLREKMEPMYAK is encoded by the coding sequence ATGAAAACAGAGCCAGTGATAATCGTTGTGGGAGCAGGTATTTTTGGTGTTTCTTTAGCGAACCATCTTGCAAGAGGGAAGGAAAACATTAAGGTTAAACTAGTTAACCCTTCCATTTATGCTTATTTCCTTCCTTCTGCTGTTCGGTTGACGGTTTCCAATGATTATGGGTCTTCTGTGATAGCACTGAAAAAAGTCTTAGATCCTGAGGtaaatttcatcaaagacagGGTTGCCAGTTTCACTAAGAAGGATATCACATTAGAATCAGGCCCTGTTCTTCCATTTGACGCCCTAGTTATCGCTACTGGTTCCAGATGGCCGGACCCAATAGGATCTACATCGATTTTTGAAGACAATTTCGAGTCTTATTTCAAAACCCAGCTAGATAGGATCAAGGAGGCGAAACACATTGTATTCATAGGCGGTGGGTATATCAACACTGAAATTACAGGAGAACTGATTTACAAGTATGGAAAAGAAATCAGAAGTGGTGAGAAAAAAGTCTCAATAATCCACAGTTCCGACAGGCTGCTTCCGAATGATGGAAAGTACGGCAATTCTTTGAGAGATAAGGTTACTAAGCATTTGGCTGATAATGGTATAGACATAATCTTGAATAGTAAGGGTTCAATATCGCCAGACAATCCAAACAGAGTCATTCTTCAGGGAAGTGAACACGATTTCATTGACGGTGATGTAATTTATGAAGGAACCGGGATCAGCCCTAATGTTCCGCATAATGAGATACCCAAGCTTTGCGACGAAAGGGGATTTATTCGGGTCAGGAAAACTTTCCAGGCAGAggcagttgaagaaggttgtATATTTGCTATCGGGGATGTCACGAATTTTGAATATCACGGCCTCCTCAAAAGAGATAACTGGATCAACACCATTACAAGAAATGTGGTGAGTTATCTTAATGGTTCATCGTCAGGTCAACTTGCATCTGCGAGCACCTACGAAGGTGGGCCTGTACCTGCGGCCGTATCGCTTGGGCCAGAAGCAGGGCATGGTCAGTTTCCGGTTCCATATTTTGGTACGTTCagcatctcttcttttgctGTGGTTCATCTTAAATCCAAAGAGCTTCTGAGAGAAAAGATGGAGCCGATGTATGCTAAGTAA
- the SMU2 gene encoding Smu2p (ancestral locus Anc_5.719) — MSEAARNPPKKRDVLQKGPQMKHFSGNQSKLRKKTKKKSNSVSSRTSHFNPEDAEQRDNEINQCFHVLGNRSMKLFKKGTAVTSYGLNLDVRLPEKVAVKLILNVPHEYPKSPLQLQWKKSSSGDNLPREITFQTLVRNFNFKARDMSLQKIPMIAQLNYLVYKAENLAASGFKLIDRREREFFAAFG, encoded by the coding sequence ATGTCTGAGGCAGCTAGGAATCCgcccaagaagagagatGTTCTGCAAAAAGGACCCCAGATGAAACATTTTTCTGGAAATCAGAGCAAGCTGAGGaaaaagacaaagaagaaaagcaaTTCTGTCTCATCTAGAACCAGTCATTTCAATCCGGAGGATGCTGAGCAGCGTGACAACGAGATCAACCAATGTTTCCACGTTTTGGGCAACAGGAGTATGAAACTCTTCAAAAAAGGTACAGCTGTAACCTCGTATGGCCTTAACCTGGATGTCAGACTACCAGAGAAAGTCGCAGTTAAGCTCATTCTAAATGTGCCACACGAGTATCCAAAGTCACCATTGCAGTTGCAATGGAAAAAGAGCTCATCGGGCGATAACTTACCCAGAGAGATTACATTTCAGACGCTAGTTCGGAATTTCAACTTTAAAGCCCGTGACATGTCGTTACAAAAGATACCAATGATAGCACAACTGAATTATTTAGTGTATAAGGCAGAGAACCTCGCTGCTTCCGGCTTCAAGCTGATAGATCGACGAGAGCGAGAGTTTTTTGCCGCCTTTGGTTAG
- the POT1 gene encoding acetyl-CoA C-acyltransferase (ancestral locus Anc_5.718), giving the protein MAERLAEIKDHLTGEYRNNVRKQRPDDVVIVSAHRSAIGKGFKGSFKDLNSDYLVLQFLNEFFDRLPPEIAEHRELIGEVTCGNVLNMGAGATEHRAACLAAGIPFTTPFEAVNRQCSSGLTAVNDIANKIRVGQIDIGLALGVESMSKNYGTVNPLGSISDEMKQDSKARKCLIPMGFTNENVAHKYVITRQMQDEFAASSYQKAEAASSRGDFQDEILPITLPDGKKVDKDEGPRANVTAKSLGMLKPAFIKDKGTTTAGNSSQISDGVAGVLLARRSVAERLNLPIIARYAAFQAVGVPPEIMGVGPAYAIPRVLKDVGLSIDDIDVFEINEAFAAQALYCIHKLEIDPQKVNPRGGAIALGHPLGCTGARQVATILRELKRDQIGVVSMCIGTGMGAAAVFIRE; this is encoded by the coding sequence ATGGCTGAGAGGTTGGCAGAGATCAAGGATCATCTTACCGGGGAGTACCGCAACAATGTGCGGAAACAGAGGCCCGATGATGTGGTAATAGTGAGCGCTCATAGATCCGCCATTGGAAAGGGCTTCAAGGGATCGTTTAAGGACTTGAATTCAGATTACCTCGTACTACAGTTTTTGAATGAGTTCTTTGATCGACTCCCACCAGAGATAGCGGAGCATCGGGAGTTGATCGGAGAGGTCACGTGCGGAAATGTTCTGAACATGGGTGCTGGGGCAACGGAACATAGAGCCGCCTGTCTGGCGGCTGGCATCCCTTTTACGACTCCGTTCGAAGCCGTCAACAGACAATGTTCGTCCGGACTGACCGCAGTAAATGACATCGCCAATAAGATCAGGGTCGGCCAGATCGATATTGGTCTAGCATTAGGGGTGGAGTCGATGTCGAAGAACTACGGCACTGTAAACCCGCTGGGGTCGATCTCTGATGAAATGAAGCAGGATTCGAAGGCGAGGAAGTGCTTAATCCCCATGGGATTCACGAATGAGAACGTGGCCCACAAGTATGTCATCACCAGACAGATGCAGGACGAATTTGCTGCGAGCTCATACCAAAAGGCAGAGGCCGCCTCTTCGAGGGGCGACTTTCAAGACGAGATTCTGCCCATCACTCTACCAGATGGCAAGAAGGTCGACAAAGACGAGGGACCCCGTGCGAATGTCACGGCCAAAAGCTTGGGTATGCTGAAACCTGCGTTCATCAAGGACAAGGGGACCACCACCGCGGGGAACTCTTCGCAAATTTCGGATGGTGTCGCGGGTGTACTTTTGGCCAGAAGATCGGTAGCTGAAAGGCTCAACCTACCGATCATAGCACGCTATGCTGCGTTCCAAGCCGTCGGAGTGCCACCCGAGATTATGGGTGTCGGCCCTGCTTACGCCATTCCAAGGGTGCTCAAGGATGTCGGTTTGAGTATTGACGATATTGATGTATTTGAGATCAATGAGGCATTCGCGGCCCAGGCCTTGTACTGCATTCACAAACTGGAAATTGATCCCCAAAAGGTGAACCCTCGCGGTGGCGCCATTGCCCTTGGTCATCCGCTGGGCTGCACAGGCGCACGCCAGGTTGCCACAATCTTACGTGAGCTAAAAAGAGACCAAATTGGGGTGGTTAGTATGTGTATCGGTACCGGTATGGGTGCTGCGGCGGTATTTATCAGGGAGTAG
- the URA1 gene encoding dihydroorotate dehydrogenase (similar to Saccharomyces cerevisiae URA1 (YKL216W)), which yields MPVDLTTTFSGHTFRNPFMNASGVHCMTIQELEELDNSSAGCLITKSATSSERAGNPEPRYVAVPLGSINSMGLPNAGIDYYMKYALDRQANKADSEPIFLSVAGMSVEENLKLLRKVQDSAFNGITELNLSCPNVPGKPQVAYDFETTKIILTKAFEFFDKPLGVKLPPFFDFAHFDAMAEILNQFPLTYVNCINSVGNGLYIDVEKESVVIKPKNGFGGLGGEYVKPTALANVRAFYTRLNPSIKVIGTGGIKTGRDAFEHLLCGATMLQVGTQLHEEGVSIFERLTKELQEVMAEKGYSTIDDFRGKLNSL from the coding sequence ATGCCTGTCGATTTAACCACTACCTTCTCAGGTCATACGTTTAGAAACCCTTTCATGAACGCCTCTGGTGTTCATTGCATGACGAttcaagagcttgaagaattggatAATTCCAGTGCAGGATGTCTAATTACCAAGAGTGCGACGAGCTCAGAGAGAGCCGGCAATCCCGAGCCTCGTTACGTTGCGGTTCCTCTGGGAAGCATCAATTCGATGGGTTTGCCTAACGCTGGAATCGATTATTACATGAAATACGCTCTTGATCGCCAGGCTAACAAAGCAGACTCTGAGCCAATTTTCCTCTCTGTCGCTGGTATGAGCgtggaagaaaatttgaagcttttaAGAAAGGTGCAGGATAGCGCTTTCAATGGGATCACAGAACTTAACCTATCCTGTCCAAATGTTCCCGGCAAGCCACAAGTGGCATACGATTTTGAGACGACGAAAATTATTCTGACCAAAGCATTCGAGTTTTTCGATAAACCATTGGGTGTTAAGTTACCACCATTTTTCGATTTTGCTCATTTCGACGCAATGGCAGAGATTCTAAATCAGTTTCCTTTGACCTACGTTAACTGCATTAACAGCGTGGGAAATGGGCTTTACATTGATGTGGAAAAAGAAAGCGTGGTCATTAAGCCAAAGAACGGCTTCGGTGGTTTAGGTGGTGAATACGTCAAGCCTACTGCCCTTGCTAATGTGCGTGCCTTTTACACCCGTCTGAACCCTTCAATTAAGGTCATTGGAACTGGTGGCATCAAAACAGGAAGAGATGCATTCGAACATCTGCTGTGTGGTGCCACCATGCTCCAGGTCGGCACACAGTTGCACGAGGAGGGCGTTTCGATTTTTGAACGTTTAACTAAAGAACTGCAAGAGGTCATGGCTGAGAAAGGTTATTCCACGATCGATGATTTCCGTGGTAAGCTTAACAGCTTATGA
- a CDS encoding histidine phosphatase family protein, with product MLSLILSALLASPVAQGLVVPQLVELQKIGTQDDIFPYLAGDAPYFSYPNDYGIPREAPESCEMTQVQLIARHGERYPSKSRGRKLFKTWYKLSNYTKTFNGSLSFLNDDYEFFIQDLDNLEQETTLENSVNPLNPYTGEMDAKLHARDFLQQYGNLLENNTNLTVFATSSRRVHDTAKYFIDALGSDYNATLQVIDEEPSAGANTISAGYSCPAWNESAFSNITDAYSDKYLENIAKRLNKQNPGLNLTSSDSFMLFSWCAYEISARGYSDICDVFTQDELIRYSYYDDLSNYYSDGPGYPLIKDVGSNLFNATVKLLKQSEELDQKAWLSFTHDTDILNYLTTVGLFDDGNPLNATYVPFRDHVFHKSWQVPMGARVYTQKFQCSNESYVRYVVNDAVIPIESCSSGPGFSCPEDDFYDYAASRLQGLNFAAACDVTSVSNVTSLTYYWDYNTTNYNATLLDQ from the coding sequence ATGTTGTCGCTAATACTTTCTGCTCTACTTGCATCGCCAGTTGCGCAGGGTCTTGTAGTTCCTCAACTAGTGGAACTACAGAAAATCGGTACACAGGACGACATCTTTCCCTACCTAGCGGGTGACGCACCTTACTTCTCATACCCAAATGACTATGGTATCCCAAGAGAGGCGCCCGAGAGTTGTGAGATGACTCAGGTTCAGCTGATCGCTAGACATGGCGAGAGGTATCCGTCGAAAAGTAGAGGACgcaagcttttcaagacttGGTACAAACTATCCAACTACACCAAGACTTTCAATGGCTCTTTGTCCTTCTTAAATGATGACTATGAGTTTTTCATCCAGGATTTGGACAACCTCGAACAGGAAACTACGTTGGAGAATTCTGTGAACCCATTGAACCCTTATACTGGTGAAATGGATGCAAAACTGCACGCGCGTGATTTCCTACAGCAGTACGGTAATCTTCTGGAGAACAATACTAATCTGACTGTTTTCGCAACTAGCTCCAGAAGGGTTCATGATACTGCTAAATACTTCATTGATGCACTGGGATCAGATTACAACGCTACCTTGCAAGTCATTGACGAAGAGCCCTCAGCAGGTGCCAACACCATAAGTGCCGGATATTCATGTCCCGCATGGAATGAATCAGCTTTTAGCAACATAACTGATGCTTATTCCGACAAGTACCTGGAAAATATCGCTAAAAGACTGAACAAGCAAAATCCTGGTTTGAACCTGACCAGCTCTGATTCTTTCATGTTGTTCAGTTGGTGTGCATACGAGATTAGTGCCCGTGGTTACAGTGATATTTGCGATGTTTTCACTCAGGATGAGCTTATCAGGTATTCTTACTACGATGATTTGTCAAATTACTACTCGGATGGTCCAGGTTACCCATTAATTAAGGACGTCGGTTCAAACCTTTTCAACGCCACAGTGAAGCTATTGAAACAAAGCGAAGAATTGGATCAAAAAGCTTGGTTAAGTTTCACCCATGACACAGATATCTTGAACTATCTGACGACCGTTGGTTTATTTGATGATGGCAACCCATTGAATGCTACCTACGTCCCATTCCGCGACCATGTATTCCATAAGTCTTGGCAAGTTCCAATGGGTGCAAGAGTATACACTCAAAAGTTTCAGTGCTCCAATGAATCTTACGTTAGATATGTCGTAAACGACGCTGTGATCCCAATTGAATCATGTTCTTCTGGTCCTGGTTTTTCATGCCCAGAAGATGACTTTTACGACTACGCCGCCAGTAGATTACAAGGCTTGAattttgctgctgcttgcGATGTCACCTCGGTTAGCAACGTCACCAGCTTGACCTACTACTGGGATTACAATACCACGAATTACAATGCTACGCTTTTAGATCAGTAA